A genomic window from Diospyros lotus cultivar Yz01 chromosome 2, ASM1463336v1, whole genome shotgun sequence includes:
- the LOC127795610 gene encoding protein DESIGUAL 2, with product MAKNIGPLICLLILIMDIVAGILGIEAEVAQNKVKHLKVWIIECRDPSHQAFKLGLAAAVLLALAHAIGNLLAGCVCVRSKRELDDAPPNQQLAVASLIFSWIIVVVAFSMLMAGTIANSRSRKSCGIAHNRVLSIGGVLCFIHGLFMVAYYVSATATAHDQLINKKNQSGDQGGQANA from the exons ATGGCGAAGAACATTGGCCCCCTTATCTGCCTGCTGATATTGATCATGGACATCGTAGCCGGCATACTCGGCATCGAAGCCGAGGTAGCTCAAAACAAG GTGAAGCACTTGAAGGTGTGGATCATCGAATGCAGAGACCCAAGCCATCAAGCCTTCAAGCTAGGATTAGCTGCAGCGGTGCTTCTGGCCCTCGCCCACGCCATTGGGAACTTGCTGGCCGGCTGCGTTTGTGTTCGGTCCAAGCGGGAGCTGGACGACGCTCCTCCCAACCAACAGTTGGCTGTGGCCTCCCTTATTTTCTCATG GATCATAGTGGTGGTTGCATTCTCGATGCTGATGGCAGGAACAATAGCGAACTCAAGGTCAAGGAAATCATGCGGCATAGCGCACAATCGGGTTCTGTCCATAGGAGGGGTTCTGTGCTTCATCCATGGACTCTTCATGGTTGCCTATTATGTTTCCGCCACTGCAACTGCTCATGACCAACTCATCAACAAGAAGAATCAAAGCGGAGATCAAGGAGGCCAAGCAAAcgcttaa